A single Pseudomonas putida DNA region contains:
- a CDS encoding LysR family transcriptional regulator, which translates to MKAPRVTLDQWRTLQAVVDHGGFAQAAEALHRSQSSVSYTVARMQEQLGVPLLRIDGRKAVLTEAGNVLLRRSRHLVKQASQLEDLAHHMEQGWEAEVRLVVDAAYPSARLVRALAAFMPQSRGCRVRLREEVLSGVEEVMHEGIADLAISSYSIGGYLGTELSSVEFVAVAHPEHSLHRLGREITFQDLESQLQVVIRDSGRAQPRDVGWLGAEQRWTVGSLGTAATFVGSGLGFAWLPRHMIERELHDGVLKPLPLDQGGSRHPLFYLYSSKEKTLGPATQILIDLLRNFDTAPLDVPFAAPPQA; encoded by the coding sequence ATGAAAGCGCCGCGCGTGACCCTGGATCAATGGCGGACCCTGCAGGCAGTGGTCGACCATGGCGGGTTTGCCCAGGCCGCCGAAGCCCTGCACCGTTCGCAGTCTTCGGTCAGCTACACCGTGGCACGCATGCAAGAGCAGCTGGGTGTGCCGCTGTTGCGCATCGATGGCCGCAAGGCCGTGCTGACCGAGGCCGGCAATGTGCTGCTGCGCCGTTCGCGGCATCTGGTCAAGCAGGCCAGCCAGCTGGAAGACCTGGCGCATCACATGGAGCAAGGCTGGGAAGCCGAGGTGCGCCTGGTGGTCGATGCGGCCTACCCCAGTGCCCGGCTGGTACGCGCCCTGGCCGCGTTCATGCCGCAGAGCCGCGGTTGCCGGGTGCGCCTGCGTGAAGAGGTGCTGTCCGGCGTCGAAGAAGTGATGCACGAAGGCATCGCCGACCTTGCCATCAGCAGCTACAGCATCGGTGGTTACCTGGGTACCGAGCTGAGCTCGGTGGAGTTCGTCGCCGTTGCCCACCCCGAGCACAGCCTGCACCGCCTGGGCCGGGAGATCACCTTCCAGGACCTGGAAAGCCAGTTGCAGGTGGTGATCCGCGACTCCGGCCGCGCGCAGCCACGCGATGTCGGCTGGCTCGGCGCCGAGCAGCGCTGGACCGTCGGCAGCCTGGGCACCGCCGCTACCTTCGTCGGCAGCGGCCTGGGCTTTGCCTGGTTGCCACGGCACATGATCGAGCGCGAGCTGCACGACGGCGTGCTGAAGCCGTTGCCACTCGATCAGGGTGGCAGCCGCCACCCACTGTTCTACCTTTATTCGAGCAAAGAGAAGACCTTGGGCCCGGCCACGCAGATTCTCATCGACCTGCTGCGCAATTTCGACACTGCGCCACTGGACGTGCCCTTCGCAGCCCCCCCACAAGCCTGA
- a CDS encoding carboxylate/amino acid/amine transporter: protein MGYLIIVALIQAFSFSLIGEYLAGHVDSYFAVLARVVLAGLVFLPLTRWRQVEPRFLRSMLLIGALQYGITYVCLYLSFRVLTVPEVLLFTILTPLHVTLIEDALNRRFNPWALLAALVAVAGAGVIRFDSISGDFFIGFLLLQLANFTYAAGQVLYRHLVARNPSDLPHYKRFGYFYLGALIVALPAFLLFGNAQHLPSTQVQWLVLLFLGLCPTALGLYWWNKGACLVSGATLAVMNNLHVPVGLLLNLLIWNRDEPLGRLFLGGAIILASVWLSRLGSRAQAPATGKA, encoded by the coding sequence ATGGGCTACCTGATAATCGTCGCGCTGATCCAGGCGTTTTCCTTCAGCCTGATCGGCGAGTACCTGGCCGGGCACGTCGACAGCTATTTCGCCGTGCTCGCGCGGGTGGTGCTGGCCGGCCTGGTGTTCCTGCCGCTGACCCGCTGGCGCCAGGTCGAGCCGCGTTTCTTGCGCTCGATGCTGCTGATCGGCGCGCTGCAATATGGCATCACCTACGTCTGCCTGTACTTGAGTTTCCGCGTGCTGACTGTGCCGGAAGTGCTGCTGTTCACCATCCTCACACCGTTGCACGTGACCTTGATCGAAGACGCCCTGAACCGGCGCTTCAACCCTTGGGCGCTGCTCGCGGCCCTGGTGGCCGTGGCGGGGGCCGGGGTCATCCGCTTCGACAGCATCAGTGGCGACTTCTTCATCGGCTTCCTGCTGCTGCAACTGGCCAACTTCACTTACGCCGCTGGCCAGGTGCTGTACCGCCACCTGGTGGCACGCAACCCCAGCGACCTGCCGCACTACAAGCGTTTCGGCTACTTCTACCTGGGCGCGCTGATCGTGGCACTGCCGGCGTTCCTGCTGTTCGGCAATGCCCAGCATCTGCCGAGCACCCAGGTGCAGTGGCTGGTGCTGCTGTTCCTCGGCCTGTGCCCGACGGCGTTGGGCCTGTACTGGTGGAACAAGGGCGCGTGCCTGGTTTCTGGCGCCACGCTGGCGGTGATGAACAACCTGCACGTGCCGGTGGGGCTGCTGCTGAACCTGCTGATCTGGAACCGCGACGAGCCGCTTGGCCGGTTGTTCCTGGGTGGCGCGATCATTCTTGCCTCGGTGTGGCTGAGCCGCCTGGGCAGCCGTGCGCAAGCGCCTGCGACGGGCAAGGCCTGA
- a CDS encoding alpha/beta fold hydrolase: MAYFEHEGCSLHYQEYGQGEPLVLLHGLGSSSQDWELQVPELSRHYRVILMDIRGHGRSDKPRDGYQIATFSEDLLALLEHLQTGPVHFVGLSMGGMVGFQFAVDHPQWLRSLCIVNSAPEVKRRTRSDWLWWLKRWGLARILSVETVGQGLAARLFPKPGQADLRKKMAERWSRNDKRAYLKSFDAIVDWGVQERIGQIRCPTLVIAADHDYTPIQLKEHYVALMPHARLVVIDDSRHATPLDQPEVFNQTLLQFLAAASTSQGSLSPC; encoded by the coding sequence ATGGCCTATTTCGAACATGAAGGATGCTCGCTGCATTATCAGGAATATGGCCAGGGCGAGCCCCTGGTACTGCTGCATGGCCTGGGCTCCAGCAGCCAGGACTGGGAGCTGCAGGTACCCGAACTGAGCCGTCACTACCGGGTGATCCTCATGGATATCCGCGGCCACGGCCGTTCCGACAAGCCACGCGACGGTTACCAGATCGCCACCTTCAGCGAAGACCTGCTGGCCCTGCTCGAGCACCTGCAGACCGGCCCGGTGCACTTCGTCGGCCTGTCCATGGGCGGCATGGTCGGTTTCCAGTTCGCGGTCGATCACCCGCAATGGCTGCGCAGCCTGTGCATCGTCAACAGCGCGCCCGAGGTCAAGCGCCGCACCCGCAGCGACTGGCTGTGGTGGCTCAAGCGCTGGGGCCTGGCACGCATCCTCAGCGTCGAGACGGTTGGCCAGGGCCTGGCCGCCAGGCTGTTCCCAAAGCCCGGGCAAGCCGACCTGCGCAAGAAGATGGCTGAACGCTGGTCACGCAATGACAAACGCGCCTACCTCAAGAGCTTCGACGCCATCGTCGACTGGGGCGTGCAGGAACGCATCGGGCAGATTCGCTGTCCCACGCTGGTGATTGCCGCCGACCACGATTACACCCCGATACAACTGAAGGAACACTACGTCGCCCTGATGCCCCACGCCAGGCTGGTGGTCATCGACGATTCCCGGCACGCTACGCCCCTCGATCAACCCGAGGTCTTCAACCAGACCCTGCTGCAGTTCCTCGCAGCCGCTTCCACCTCTCAAGGATCATTGAGCCCATGCTGA
- a CDS encoding AEC family transporter, producing the protein MHTIFVIVAPIFALILVGFLCRKTNKLGDKAAAEINKMLVWLCLPALLFKVTATATWSEIWHPGFIVAFGAGALAMFVVTLGWRLYSGHGLVAASIDGLSAGYANTGYIGIPLCLLLFGQPGLQSALISSLIVVCLVFAISLTLIEIGLQEERQIGRAILLVSKALAKNPLVISPLAGAGWAMGGLGLAEPVMHFLDMLALATTPCALISLGAFLAEKRTGSQASPWPLVGLKLIGQPALTWVLAFKVFSLPTMWAASAVLLAALPTGTGPFMLAEYYNREAGLISRTILLSTVSSLVTLTGLLYLLGYAG; encoded by the coding sequence ATGCACACCATCTTCGTCATCGTCGCGCCGATCTTCGCCCTGATCCTGGTCGGCTTTCTGTGCCGCAAGACCAACAAGCTCGGTGACAAGGCCGCCGCCGAGATCAACAAGATGCTGGTCTGGCTGTGCCTGCCGGCGCTGCTGTTCAAGGTCACCGCCACAGCGACCTGGAGCGAGATCTGGCACCCGGGCTTCATCGTGGCCTTCGGCGCCGGAGCGCTGGCGATGTTTGTCGTGACCCTGGGCTGGCGCCTGTACAGCGGCCATGGGCTGGTGGCAGCGAGCATCGACGGGCTCAGCGCCGGTTATGCCAATACCGGCTACATCGGCATCCCGCTGTGCCTGCTGTTGTTTGGCCAGCCGGGCCTGCAATCGGCACTGATCTCGTCGTTGATCGTGGTCTGCCTGGTGTTCGCGATTTCCCTGACGCTGATCGAGATCGGCCTGCAGGAAGAGCGGCAGATCGGCCGTGCCATCCTGTTGGTCAGCAAGGCGCTGGCGAAGAACCCGCTGGTGATTTCGCCGCTGGCAGGGGCGGGCTGGGCCATGGGTGGCTTGGGGCTGGCCGAGCCGGTGATGCATTTTCTCGACATGTTGGCGCTGGCCACCACGCCTTGTGCGTTGATCTCGTTGGGGGCGTTCCTGGCCGAGAAGCGCACCGGTTCGCAAGCCAGCCCATGGCCGCTGGTGGGCCTGAAGCTGATTGGCCAGCCCGCGCTGACCTGGGTGCTTGCGTTCAAGGTGTTCAGCCTGCCGACCATGTGGGCGGCTTCGGCGGTATTGCTGGCGGCGCTGCCCACCGGCACCGGGCCGTTCATGCTGGCGGAGTACTACAACCGCGAGGCGGGGCTGATTTCGCGGACGATCCTGTTGTCGACCGTGTCGTCCCTGGTGACCTTGACCGGGCTGCTATACCTGCTGGGCTATGCGGGGTAA
- the eutH gene encoding ethanolamine utilization protein EutH, whose amino-acid sequence MENIGTYVIYVIMVCAVIGAIASIVNAQSELAKEFTAGLHSIGPIFIPVAGIMAAIPFISSFISHVIGPLFLAMGADAGIAGPIFIASDLGGYQLAQALSHSPEGWILGLITGFQCGSTVIFVIPVGLAMLNKADHKYMALGIMAGLLSIPISIVFIAMGMQAMGLGVRPDIATAGAATQALHFTLPTLLRNLSPLILFCVALAAALRYFPNLMVSLFLKLGQLMYAAVTLVLVASVVEYFTGAFTSLFGGWGFAPIIADKADQFRALEIAGYVGIMLCGAFPMVYLIKRFLSRPIEKVASKLGLSPVGAAGILAASANILAMFRLVADMPPKDKVLVIAFAVCAAFTFGDHLAYSANFQPTLIGPLIVGKLAGGLLGMALAYWLAVPKALELGRQEEGAGLLPASAALH is encoded by the coding sequence ATGGAAAACATAGGCACTTACGTCATCTACGTGATCATGGTGTGCGCCGTGATCGGCGCGATCGCATCGATCGTCAATGCGCAATCCGAGCTGGCCAAGGAGTTCACCGCCGGCCTGCACAGCATCGGCCCGATCTTCATCCCGGTGGCCGGGATCATGGCCGCCATCCCGTTCATCTCCAGCTTCATCAGCCATGTCATCGGCCCGCTGTTCCTGGCCATGGGCGCCGATGCCGGTATCGCCGGGCCGATCTTCATCGCCTCGGACCTGGGCGGCTATCAGTTGGCCCAGGCACTGTCGCACAGCCCGGAAGGCTGGATCCTCGGTCTGATCACGGGCTTCCAGTGCGGTTCGACGGTGATCTTCGTCATCCCGGTGGGTTTGGCCATGCTCAACAAGGCCGACCACAAGTACATGGCCTTAGGGATCATGGCCGGGCTGCTGAGCATTCCGATCAGCATCGTGTTCATCGCCATGGGCATGCAGGCCATGGGCCTGGGTGTGCGCCCGGACATCGCCACGGCAGGCGCCGCGACCCAGGCGCTGCACTTCACTTTGCCGACCCTGCTGCGCAACCTGTCGCCGCTGATCCTCTTCTGCGTGGCGCTGGCGGCGGCATTGCGCTACTTCCCCAACCTGATGGTCAGCCTGTTCCTCAAACTGGGGCAGTTGATGTATGCGGCGGTGACCCTGGTGCTGGTGGCCTCGGTCGTCGAGTACTTCACCGGGGCATTCACCTCGCTGTTCGGTGGCTGGGGCTTTGCGCCGATCATTGCCGACAAGGCCGACCAGTTCCGTGCACTGGAGATTGCCGGTTACGTGGGTATCATGCTCTGCGGTGCGTTCCCGATGGTCTACCTGATCAAGCGTTTCCTGTCGCGGCCGATCGAGAAAGTGGCCTCGAAGCTTGGCCTGTCGCCGGTGGGCGCCGCCGGCATCCTCGCGGCCTCGGCCAATATCCTGGCGATGTTCCGCCTGGTGGCCGACATGCCACCGAAGGACAAGGTGCTGGTGATCGCTTTCGCCGTGTGCGCGGCTTTCACCTTTGGTGACCACCTGGCCTACTCGGCCAACTTCCAGCCGACGCTGATCGGGCCGCTGATCGTCGGCAAGCTCGCCGGTGGCCTGTTGGGCATGGCGCTGGCTTACTGGCTGGCGGTGCCTAAGGCGTTGGAACTGGGCCGCCAGGAGGAGGGCGCCGGCCTGCTGCCTGCCAGCGCAGCGTTGCACTGA
- a CDS encoding BrnT family toxin, whose amino-acid sequence MFFEWDDAKNQINIRKHGIDFNDVPDMFNHPMLTRRDHCLDYCEERWVSLGWLKSLLGVVVYTERQGDVIRTISARRATKWEAKVYDQIIEN is encoded by the coding sequence ATGTTCTTTGAGTGGGATGATGCGAAGAACCAGATCAACATCCGCAAGCACGGCATCGACTTCAATGATGTTCCAGATATGTTCAATCATCCCATGCTGACTCGCCGGGATCATTGCCTGGATTATTGCGAAGAGCGTTGGGTCAGCCTCGGCTGGCTGAAATCATTGCTGGGTGTGGTCGTTTACACGGAGCGGCAGGGTGATGTCATTCGCACTATCTCCGCACGCAGAGCCACCAAGTGGGAGGCCAAAGTTTATGACCAAATCATCGAAAACTGA
- a CDS encoding 3-phosphoglycerate kinase, translating into MKKCCAAILMCLPLGAMAYPIDVEKELTGVKLDYTTYDTAYDIGSITLNNYGQVPAACKVTFRNGPEAPRVRRVNVPAGKSVDVTANFNRQIIKLRIALDCKAQ; encoded by the coding sequence ATGAAGAAATGTTGTGCGGCAATACTGATGTGCCTGCCCCTTGGGGCCATGGCTTACCCCATCGACGTGGAGAAGGAACTGACCGGGGTCAAGCTGGACTACACCACCTACGACACTGCCTACGACATCGGCTCCATTACCCTGAACAACTATGGGCAAGTGCCAGCGGCCTGCAAGGTGACCTTCCGCAACGGGCCCGAGGCGCCACGCGTGCGCCGGGTCAACGTGCCGGCCGGTAAAAGCGTCGACGTGACGGCCAATTTCAATCGGCAGATCATCAAACTGCGCATCGCGCTGGACTGCAAAGCGCAATAA
- a CDS encoding mechanosensitive ion channel family protein — MDIQRIWRDSLDLWGTLDQHPLLHAAIGLAVLLLISLVLGRLARFLVLHSARLLARQAALKWLDDLRHNKVFHRLAQTIPSLVIQFGLKLVPELSETAQHFLGNVALAFTLLFMTMALSCLLDALLDIYARTEHARTRSIKGYVQLAKMMLWIFASIVIVATLIDRSPLLLLSGLGAMSAVLLLVYKDTLLSFVASVQLTSNDMLHVGDWIEMPQVGADGDVVDITLHTVKVQNFDKTIVSIPTWRLMSESFRNYRGMQQSGGRRIKRSLFIDAAGVRFLTPDEEHRLSQVSLLGDYLAGKRQELLAWNEALGPVPELSANRRKLTNIGTFRAFALAYLKNHPNVHPNMTCMVRQMQTTAEGVPLEIYCFTTTTVWADYERIQGDIFDYLLAVLPEFGLSLYQQPSGNDMRVGLAGRVVEPVSRRLEEMGEV; from the coding sequence ATGGACATCCAACGCATCTGGCGTGACAGCCTCGACCTGTGGGGCACCCTCGACCAACATCCCCTGCTCCACGCCGCCATCGGGCTGGCGGTGCTGCTGCTGATTTCCCTGGTCCTCGGCCGCCTGGCGCGCTTTCTGGTGCTGCACAGTGCGCGCCTGCTGGCCCGGCAGGCAGCATTGAAGTGGCTCGACGACCTGCGCCATAACAAGGTGTTCCACCGCCTGGCCCAGACCATCCCGTCGCTGGTGATCCAGTTCGGCCTGAAACTGGTGCCGGAGCTGTCCGAAACCGCCCAGCACTTCCTCGGCAACGTCGCCCTGGCCTTCACCCTGCTGTTCATGACCATGGCCCTGTCGTGCCTGCTGGATGCCCTGCTGGACATCTACGCCCGCACCGAACACGCCCGCACCCGCTCGATCAAGGGCTACGTGCAGCTGGCCAAGATGATGTTGTGGATCTTCGCCTCGATCGTCATCGTCGCCACCCTGATCGACCGCTCGCCGCTGTTGCTGCTGTCGGGCCTGGGTGCGATGTCGGCGGTGCTGCTGTTGGTGTACAAGGACACGCTGCTGTCGTTCGTCGCCAGCGTGCAACTGACCAGCAACGACATGCTGCACGTGGGCGACTGGATCGAGATGCCACAGGTCGGCGCCGATGGCGATGTGGTGGATATCACCTTGCACACGGTCAAAGTGCAGAATTTCGACAAGACCATTGTCTCGATCCCGACCTGGCGCCTGATGAGCGAGTCATTCCGCAACTACCGCGGCATGCAGCAGTCAGGCGGGCGGCGAATCAAGCGCAGCCTGTTCATCGACGCAGCCGGTGTACGCTTTCTGACCCCGGACGAGGAACACCGCCTGAGCCAGGTGAGCCTGCTGGGCGACTACCTGGCCGGCAAGCGTCAGGAACTGTTGGCCTGGAACGAAGCGCTTGGGCCGGTGCCCGAGCTGTCGGCCAACCGGCGCAAATTGACCAATATCGGCACGTTCCGGGCGTTTGCCCTGGCTTATCTGAAGAACCACCCGAACGTGCACCCGAACATGACCTGCATGGTGCGACAGATGCAGACCACCGCCGAAGGGGTGCCGCTGGAGATCTACTGCTTTACCACCACCACGGTGTGGGCGGATTACGAGCGGATTCAGGGGGATATCTTTGACTATCTGCTGGCGGTGTTGCCGGAGTTTGGGTTGAGTCTGTATCAGCAGCCGAGTGGCAATGACATGCGGGTGGGGTTGGCTGGGCGGGTTGTGGAGCCGGTTTCGCGGCGGTTGGAAGAGATGGGCGAGGTTTGA
- a CDS encoding helix-turn-helix transcriptional regulator: MNSDNADRLGTVIRSIGSETLGPALDAALKGVVDFDMSCAYLFRFNQPALLIHDGYNQRVAERTLKAYLRGGYLLDPFYVACTNNHPSGLWRMSELAPDSFFASGFSISHDIHPCVSSYHGSLIEEIGFIVPVRPRTALVYSLMRGLDKGAFEAAEAQRLASLTPVIDAIFSQHLRLAHADDLADPQESDSQLGDAFVDILQGQLTETQRHVAKLILQGHSSQSISRELGISEGTVKVHRHNIWQRLGIAGNAELFRLFINYLVKQ, translated from the coding sequence ATGAACAGCGACAACGCCGACCGCCTGGGCACGGTCATTCGTAGTATCGGCAGCGAAACCCTGGGCCCCGCTCTGGACGCTGCGCTCAAGGGCGTGGTCGATTTCGACATGAGCTGCGCCTACCTGTTCCGCTTCAACCAGCCGGCGCTGCTGATCCACGACGGCTATAACCAGCGGGTGGCCGAACGTACGCTGAAGGCCTACCTGCGCGGTGGCTATCTGCTCGACCCGTTCTATGTCGCCTGCACCAACAACCACCCGTCCGGCCTGTGGCGCATGAGCGAACTGGCCCCGGACAGCTTCTTCGCCTCGGGCTTTTCCATCTCCCACGACATTCACCCCTGCGTTTCTTCGTACCACGGCAGCCTGATCGAGGAAATCGGCTTCATCGTCCCGGTGCGGCCACGTACGGCGCTGGTGTATTCGCTGATGCGCGGCCTGGACAAGGGCGCGTTCGAGGCGGCGGAAGCGCAACGGCTGGCGTCACTGACGCCGGTGATCGATGCCATCTTCAGCCAGCACTTGCGCCTGGCCCATGCCGATGACCTGGCCGACCCGCAGGAGTCGGATAGCCAGCTGGGGGATGCCTTCGTCGATATCCTTCAAGGTCAGCTGACCGAAACCCAGCGGCATGTGGCCAAACTGATCCTGCAGGGGCACAGCAGCCAGTCGATTTCCCGCGAACTGGGGATCTCCGAGGGGACGGTGAAGGTGCACCGGCACAATATCTGGCAGCGGTTGGGGATTGCCGGGAATGCGGAGTTGTTTCGGTTGTTTATCAATTATCTGGTGAAGCAGTAG
- a CDS encoding DEAD/DEAH box helicase, translating into MQLNFPHLPEVTSVFSQFALHERLLKAVAELKFVEPTPVQAAAIPLALQGRDLRVTAQTGSGKTAAFVLPLLNRLVDLKGGRVEIRSLILLPTRELAQQTLKQVQLFSQFTYIKAGLVTGGEDFKEQAAMLRKVPDVLIGTPGRLLEHLNAGNLDLSHVQVMILDEADRMLDMGFAEDMERLCKECENREQTLLFSATTGGAALRDIIGKVLKDPEHLMLNSVSQLAEGTRQQIITADHDQHKEAIVQWLLANETFDKAIIFTNTRALADRIYGHLVAKDVKAFVLHGEKDQKDRKLAIERFKQGSSKVLVATDVAARGLDIDGLDLVINFDMPRSGDEYVHRVGRTGRAGGEGLAISLITHNDWNLMSSIERYLKQQFERRVIKEVKGTYNGPKKVKASGKAVGAKKKKVDKKTGEKKAAAKRKPTAKPRPNAPLASSDGLAPLKKRKPAAE; encoded by the coding sequence ATGCAACTGAATTTCCCGCACTTGCCTGAGGTTACCTCCGTGTTCTCCCAATTCGCCCTGCATGAACGCCTGCTTAAAGCCGTGGCCGAGCTTAAATTTGTCGAGCCAACCCCGGTGCAGGCCGCGGCCATCCCCCTGGCCCTGCAAGGGCGCGACCTGCGTGTGACCGCGCAGACAGGCAGCGGCAAGACCGCAGCGTTCGTCCTGCCGCTGCTCAACCGCCTGGTTGACCTGAAAGGCGGGCGCGTCGAGATCCGCTCGTTGATCCTGCTGCCGACCCGCGAGCTGGCCCAGCAGACCCTCAAGCAAGTGCAGCTGTTCTCGCAGTTCACCTACATCAAGGCGGGCCTGGTCACCGGCGGTGAAGACTTCAAGGAGCAGGCCGCCATGCTGCGCAAGGTGCCGGATGTGCTGATCGGCACCCCGGGCCGCCTGCTCGAGCACCTCAACGCGGGCAACCTCGACCTGTCCCACGTGCAAGTGATGATCCTCGACGAAGCCGACCGTATGCTCGACATGGGCTTCGCCGAAGACATGGAGCGCCTGTGCAAGGAGTGCGAGAACCGCGAGCAGACCCTGCTGTTCTCCGCCACCACCGGCGGCGCGGCCCTGCGCGACATCATCGGCAAGGTGCTGAAAGACCCTGAGCACCTGATGCTCAACAGCGTCTCGCAGCTGGCCGAAGGCACCCGCCAGCAGATCATCACAGCCGACCACGACCAGCACAAAGAAGCCATCGTGCAGTGGCTGCTGGCCAACGAGACCTTCGACAAGGCGATCATCTTCACCAACACCCGCGCCTTGGCCGATCGCATCTACGGCCACCTGGTGGCCAAGGACGTGAAAGCCTTCGTGCTGCACGGCGAGAAGGACCAGAAGGACCGCAAGCTGGCCATCGAGCGCTTCAAGCAGGGCAGCTCCAAGGTGCTGGTAGCCACTGATGTGGCGGCCCGTGGCCTGGACATCGACGGCCTGGACCTGGTGATCAACTTCGACATGCCACGCAGTGGTGACGAGTACGTGCACCGTGTGGGCCGCACCGGCCGGGCCGGCGGTGAAGGCCTGGCGATTTCGCTGATCACCCACAATGACTGGAACCTGATGTCCAGCATCGAACGCTACCTCAAGCAGCAGTTCGAGCGCCGGGTGATCAAGGAAGTGAAAGGTACCTACAACGGGCCGAAGAAGGTCAAGGCTTCGGGCAAGGCGGTGGGTGCCAAAAAGAAAAAGGTCGACAAGAAGACTGGCGAGAAGAAGGCCGCTGCCAAGCGCAAGCCGACCGCCAAGCCACGGCCTAATGCCCCGCTGGCCAGCTCCGACGGCCTGGCGCCGCTGAAGAAGCGCAAGCCGGCAGCCGAGTAA
- a CDS encoding FMN-dependent NADH-azoreductase, whose amino-acid sequence MSRVLIIESSARQQDSVSRQLTRDFIQQWQAAHPADAITVRDLAVNPVPHLDANLLGGWMKPEEQRSAAELEALARSNELTDEVLAADVLVLAAPMYNFTIPSTLKAWLDHVLRAGITFKYTPTGPQGLLTGKRAIVLTARGGIHAGATSDHQEPYLRQVMAFIGIHDVDFIHAEGLNMSGEFHEKGLNQAKAKLAAVA is encoded by the coding sequence ATGTCCCGCGTACTGATCATCGAAAGCAGCGCCCGCCAGCAGGATTCCGTTTCCCGTCAACTGACCCGTGATTTCATCCAGCAGTGGCAGGCGGCGCATCCGGCCGACGCGATCACCGTACGTGACCTGGCGGTGAACCCGGTGCCGCACCTGGATGCCAACCTTCTCGGTGGCTGGATGAAGCCCGAAGAACAGCGCAGCGCCGCCGAACTGGAAGCCCTGGCCCGTTCCAACGAGCTGACCGATGAAGTGCTGGCGGCCGACGTGCTGGTGCTGGCTGCGCCGATGTACAACTTCACCATCCCCAGCACCCTCAAGGCCTGGCTGGACCACGTGCTGCGCGCCGGCATCACCTTCAAGTACACCCCGACCGGCCCGCAAGGCCTGCTCACCGGCAAGCGCGCCATCGTCCTGACGGCCCGCGGCGGCATCCATGCCGGTGCCACCAGCGACCACCAGGAACCGTACCTGCGCCAGGTGATGGCCTTCATCGGTATTCACGATGTCGACTTTATTCATGCCGAAGGCCTGAACATGAGCGGTGAGTTCCACGAGAAGGGCCTGAACCAGGCCAAGGCCAAGCTGGCCGCCGTGGCCTGA
- a CDS encoding SDR family NAD(P)-dependent oxidoreductase: MDRLKGKVALITGGAGGCGLAASALFAAEGAKVVILDLPTSQGEAVAARINAQGGQALFVAADVSQADQVHRAVTQGQAHFGPITVLMNHAGIIAAGPFLETSEADWDRLMSVNVKSMFLVTKAVLPGMLAAGGGSVICTSSISAVVGTPMEVLYCTTKGACHMFARALAVEYRDQNIRSNAICPGFIGTAHGRRELDLLRGYGVDASDEAIKTMQGRLCDPAEVANAALFLASDESSFVSGSHLFVDNAYTAM, from the coding sequence ATGGATCGATTGAAAGGCAAGGTGGCACTGATTACCGGCGGCGCAGGCGGTTGTGGCCTGGCCGCATCGGCGCTGTTCGCCGCCGAGGGCGCCAAGGTGGTGATCCTCGACTTGCCGACCAGCCAGGGCGAAGCCGTGGCCGCACGCATCAATGCCCAAGGCGGGCAGGCGCTGTTCGTCGCTGCCGATGTGTCGCAGGCCGACCAGGTGCACCGCGCCGTGACCCAGGGCCAGGCGCACTTTGGCCCGATTACCGTGCTGATGAACCATGCCGGGATCATCGCCGCCGGCCCGTTCCTGGAAACCAGCGAAGCCGACTGGGACCGGCTGATGAGTGTCAACGTCAAAAGCATGTTCCTGGTCACCAAGGCGGTGTTGCCGGGGATGCTCGCCGCAGGCGGTGGCAGCGTGATCTGCACTTCGTCGATCTCGGCAGTGGTCGGCACGCCCATGGAGGTGCTGTATTGCACCACCAAGGGCGCTTGCCACATGTTCGCCCGCGCCCTGGCCGTGGAATACCGCGACCAGAATATCCGCAGCAACGCCATTTGCCCGGGCTTCATCGGCACCGCCCATGGCCGCCGTGAGCTCGACCTGCTGCGCGGTTATGGTGTGGACGCTTCCGACGAGGCGATCAAGACCATGCAGGGGCGCCTGTGCGACCCGGCCGAGGTGGCCAATGCTGCGTTGTTCCTGGCCAGCGACGAGTCGAGCTTCGTCAGTGGCTCGCACCTGTTCGTCGACAACGCCTACACCGCCATGTGA